One region of Aphelocoma coerulescens isolate FSJ_1873_10779 chromosome 12, UR_Acoe_1.0, whole genome shotgun sequence genomic DNA includes:
- the LMOD3 gene encoding leiomodin-3 gives MSELGQNSDEDVCPEDIDEDEILANLSPEELKELQSEMEVMAPDPEVPIGMVQRDQTEKPPTGNFDHRSLVDYLYWQKASRRMLEDERVPVTLLPSERSAAEEMEGEAGSSGKVAGARMPGTEGKERHYQNEHVSDSRTQSGEAKKDGSDKERGVEEDEKEEAEEEEEDEEEEEEEEESETELETKENDTNENSHSNQISQKPGTEPGEIKEKPMENEKKISKLNISKLNIPQKLALDTSFMKLSARPSGNQTNLEDSLEKVRKNNPDMKELNLNNIENIPKEMLIDFVNAMKKNKNIKTFSLANVGADDNVAFALANMLRENRNITTLNIDSNFISGKGIVAIMRCLQYNETLTELRFHNQRGLLGHQAEMEIARLLKANTTLLKMGYHFELPGPRMVVTNLLSRNLDKQRQKRQEGQRQQQMKEQKELIAMLENGLGLPPGMWEMLGGPLPQLRMQEPPQAPKPPIPAAVSLSKRQENMRPPAPEQPCREKPINFKVIKLKKTQRKPRMPEHVEPAEKTNLKDVIKTLKPIPRRRPPPLVEITPRDQLLNDIRQSNVAYLKPVPLPKQLE, from the exons ATGTCTGAACTCGGCCAAAACTCCGATGAAGACGTGTGTCCTGAGGACAtcgatgaagatgaaatcctggCAAACCTCTCCCCTGAGGAGCTAAAGGAGCTGCAGAGTGAGATGGAAGTCATGGCCCCAGACCCTGAAGTTCCAATTGGGATGGTACAGAGGGATCAGACGGAGAAACCCCCCACAGGGAACTTCGACCACAGGTCCCTGGTTGACTACCTGTACTGGCAGAAGGCATCCAGACGCATGCTGGAGGATGAGAGAGTTCCCGTCACCCTCTTGCCCTCTGAG AGAAGTGCTGCGGAGGAGATGGAAGGagaggctggcagcagtggcAAGGTGGCTGGTGCGAGGATGCCAGgaacagagggaaaagagagacaTTACCAAAATGAGCATGTGTCTGACTCAAGAACACAGTCTGGGGAGGCAAAGAAAGATGGGAGTGATAAGGAGAGAGGGGTGGAGGAGGATGAGAAAGAagaagcagaggaggaagaggaagatgaggaagaggaggaggaggaggaagaaagtgagACTGAATTGGAAACAAAGGAGAATGACACCAATGAGAACAGTCACAGCAACCAGATAAGTCAGAAGCCAGGTACAGAACCAGGAGAAATCAAAGAAAAGCCtatggaaaatgaaaagaaaatatcaaaATTGAACATATCAAAATTGAACATCCCCCAAAAGTTAGCGCTGGATACCAGCTTCATGAAGCTAAGTGCCAGGCCTTCAGGAAATCAAACCAATTTAGAAGACAGTTTGGAGAAAGTCCgaaaaaacaacccagacaTGAAAGAGCTCAACCTGAACAACATAGAAAACATCCCCAAAGAAATGCTGATAGATTTTGTCAACGCTATGAAAAAGAATAAGAACATAAAAACTTTCAGCTTGGCCAATGTAGGAGCTGACGACAACGTGGCATTTGCCCTGGCCAACATGCTGAGGGAGAATAGGAACATCACCACCTTGAACATCGATTCCAACTTCATCTCTGGCAAAGGGATTGTTGCCATCATGCGCTGCCTGCAGTACAACGAGACACTGACAGAGCTCCGCTTCCACAACCAGAGGGGCCTGCTGGGCCACCAGGCAGAGATGGAGATTGCCAGGCTGCTGAAAGCCAACACCACCCTCCTTAAAATGGGCTATCACTTCGAACTGCCAGGGCCCAGGATGGTGGTGACCAACCTGCTCAGCAGGAACCTGGACAAGCAGAGGCAAAAGAGGCAAGAGGGGCAAAGGCAGCAGCAAATGAAAGAGCAGAAAGAGTTGATAGCGATGCTGGAAAATGGACTTGGGTTGCCTCCCGGGATGTGGGAAATGCTGGGGGGGCCGCTGCCCCAGCTGAGGATGCAGGAGCCCCCACAAGCCCCCAAAccacccatccctgctgctgtgtCACTGAGCAAAAGGCAGGAGAACATGAGGCCGCCAGCACCTGAGCAGCCGTGCAGAGAGAAACCCATCAACTTCAAAGTGATCAAGCTGAAGAAGACTCAGCGCAAACCCCGCATGCCAGAACACGTGGAGCCCGCTGAGAAAACCAACCTCAAAGACGTCATCAAAACACTTAAACCAATTCCCAGGAGAAGACCACCTCCCCTGGTGGAAATAACCCCGAGAGATCAGCTCCTCAATGACATCCGTCAGAGCAACGTCGCATACCTCAAGCCG